The Punica granatum isolate Tunisia-2019 chromosome 4, ASM765513v2, whole genome shotgun sequence genome has a window encoding:
- the LOC116203066 gene encoding uncharacterized protein LOC116203066 isoform X1 — translation MSTDRAERLCLRCFTQLWLSSLNIFWTSSLRRFISIWCFACRISHPCLDSIFDYSLSWYLSKEEQLRGAAAQVGEKNQLWGLARGKKKSTIGCCSTGSRFAGASHENCLPKTRISSILPVTRSILQSAVSAVANHDCLSDFDQSNGKDCLSDGACSDESCIR, via the exons ATGAGCACTGATCGGGCAGAGAGGCTGTGCTTGAGATGCTTCACGCAATTGTGGTTAAGTTCCCTGAACATATTTTGGACGAGCAGTCTGAGACGATTTATATCGATCTGGTGCTTTGCTTGTCGTATAAGCCACCCATGTCTCGATTCTATTTTTGACTACAGCTTATCCTGGTATCTGAGTAAGGAAGAGCAACTACGGGGTGCTGCAGCTCAGGTGGGTGAGAAGAACCAACTATGGGGTCTTgccaggggaaaaaaaaaatcaactatAGGGTGCTGCAGCACAG GTTCTAGGTTTGCTGGTGCAAGTCATGAAAACTGCCTTCCAAAAACTCGCATCTCGAGCATCTTGCCTGTGACTAGAAGTATCTTACAGTCAGCTGTCAGTGCAGTTGCAAATCACGATTGCCTTTCGGATTTTGATCAAAGCAATGGGAAAGATTGCCTTTCGGATGGTGCCTGTTCAG ATGAAAGTTGTATTCGATGA
- the LOC116203066 gene encoding uncharacterized protein LOC116203066 isoform X2 encodes MSTDRAERLCLRCFTQLCLSWYLSKEEQLRGAAAQVGEKNQLWGLARGKKKSTIGCCSTGSRFAGASHENCLPKTRISSILPVTRSILQSAVSAVANHDCLSDFDQSNGKDCLSDGACSDESCIR; translated from the exons ATGAGCACTGATCGGGCAGAGAGGCTGTGCTTGAGATGCTTCACGCAATTGTG CTTATCCTGGTATCTGAGTAAGGAAGAGCAACTACGGGGTGCTGCAGCTCAGGTGGGTGAGAAGAACCAACTATGGGGTCTTgccaggggaaaaaaaaaatcaactatAGGGTGCTGCAGCACAG GTTCTAGGTTTGCTGGTGCAAGTCATGAAAACTGCCTTCCAAAAACTCGCATCTCGAGCATCTTGCCTGTGACTAGAAGTATCTTACAGTCAGCTGTCAGTGCAGTTGCAAATCACGATTGCCTTTCGGATTTTGATCAAAGCAATGGGAAAGATTGCCTTTCGGATGGTGCCTGTTCAG ATGAAAGTTGTATTCGATGA
- the LOC116202977 gene encoding fasciclin-like arabinogalactan protein 14: MFVILHFVSTRGKSSIGCSIPAGHWTPGGIVGEGLKDFSNPPWGPCPAGSPHFRPFFLSLKFYRIVSILTSNFSLHECKKFYSIHIYMYVYFWFWFPHLQIESIMVLLEISWRETKKKHAGSNKGKAATMDSKALCFILVAAFLVWTPTASAFNITRLLGRYPNFSTFNDYLTQTKLYEQINRRQTITVLVVDNSAIGGISGKPLDLIKRILSTHVVLDYYDTEKLHDLSKKSTLLTTLYQASGIADNQQGFLNVTKKGSSGDVVFGSAVKGSSLDANLVQQVAAQPYNVSVLQVSSIINTPGLDGADVNSTSAPSPPPPAKTPAKAPSPSTAEAPAEEATAPESSDAPSDAPADAPAADGPSPSSSVPADAKAPASSKSPSTRVASSTTVLAVISFFALSLW; this comes from the exons ATGTTTGTG ATCCTCCACTTTGTTTCCACCCGCGGGAAGTCTAGCATTGGGTGCTCGATTCCCGCTGGCCATTGGACCCCAGGAGGGATTGTTGGAGAGGGGCTGAAAGACTTCAGCAACCCGCCCTGGGGGCCGTGCCCGGCAGGGAGCCCCCACTTCCGCcccttctttctctctttgaaATTTTATCGGATTGTTTCTATCTTAACTTCAAATTTTTCATTAcatgaatgtaaaaaattttattcaatacatatatatatgtatgtatatttttgGTTTTGGTTCCCCCATTTGCAGATCGAGAGTATAATGGTGCTTCTGGAAATCTCTTGGAGAGAGACTAAGAAAAAGCATG CTGGTTCTAACAAAGGTAAAGCTGCAACAATGGATTCCAAGGCTCTTTGCTTCATTTTAGTTGCAGCTTTCCTTGTATGGACCCCGACCGCCAGTGCCTTCAACATTACCCGCCTACTCGGTCGCTACCCAAACTTCAGCACGTTCAACGACTATCTTACGCAGACTAAGCTCTATGAACAAATCAACCGGAGACAAACCATCACCGTTCTTGTGGTTGATAACTCCGCTATTGGGGGTATCTCAGGAAAGCCGTTGGACTTGATCAAGAGAATCTTGAGCACGCACGTGGTGCTTGATTATTACGACACAGAGAAGCTCCATGACCTTTCGAAGAAATCTACTTTGTTGACCACTCTGTACCAAGCAAGTGGGATCGCGGATAACCAGCAGGGTTTCTTGAACGTCACAAAGAAGGGCTCATCAGGAGACGTTGTCTTTGGATCTGCCGTGAAGGGATCGAGCCTCGACGCCAACCTTGTACAGCAAGTCGCTGCACAGCCGTACAACGTTTCCGTTCTTCAGGTCAGTTCAATAATTAATACACCTGGATTGGATGGCGCAGACGTGAATTCAACATCTGCTCCTTCACCGCCGCCACCAGCAAAAACACCAGCAAAGGCCCCGTCACCAAGCACGGCTGAGGCTCCTGCTGAAGAAGCTACAGCACCAGAGTCTTCAGATGCACCATCAGATGCCCCAGCTGATGCACCGGCTGCTGATGGACCGTCTCCATCTTCATCTGTTCCAGCGGATGCCAAGGCTCCGGCCTCTTCGAAATCTCCAAGCACTCGTGTAGCTTCAAGCACGACCGTCCTTGCTGTGATTTCTTTCTTTGCATTGTCTCTTTGGTAG